One region of Prosthecobacter dejongeii genomic DNA includes:
- a CDS encoding ParB/RepB/Spo0J family partition protein, which translates to MSMAIPAGLIAGQTWMDGHRHMVAVQLDNQSGLSPVEMVKEIDLDLIDASPLNRQHFDPIKAKEMEDSLREHGQTTPAILRPKPDGRYELVAGERRFRGCKAIGRPRLLCMVRDYTDSQAAEILLIENLKREDLSVIEEARIYQRLLELRDEDGAKVYTLQKIALRVHDDEKKTDRVARVLTLLDLPEKVREALDAGVIPMRVAFLVGRVADPKDRVKAGEAVLKGHWSQRPLTVKEAEALIASEYQVNLKGKDLDREDADILSPEQKKTLGFTGACGEANDGSCERCPWLAKNHPVFSNELATGNNKGKGETGVDPLTCTRAPCFQLKMEALWQQRAAELAAKSGATEVLPLEAGGADLQRWNSPWVMLDESPTGGHLNDWQKAAEAPKWKKILKGVNVPLMVAAGENGKPVLVVDKVLAITAGKQVQPELFAKAEIPGQKGAQDSSLTPEQKAEAQEAERLRHEEAKMQKAIKAETVTECLKELREKVEAEGPSVDLLKGLFSSITRATDGMDDLMAFFDGGPAEEEEDGVGIEQRIKNYLDLLTPNGLLAACVVASVWDDVSYSGLERAEDFQTMAKAVEVDCGALEKYVTKRQEQLFKEAEKARAEKLKPKLKSKGAKSDPARATEQLNADIVTAGILAEGDAQRDAAPSRTGPPGPGMLGRGPEQSCSGDAAAFAELFPELPRELSEELKERGREWRMANPEGDEMQMREDLELTPEGASELWKVIEQEIEEDVPAHLERVREYKARFPQHSGGKIADELGITSDEAYACVDFLIDEKHNAAQEAKTENWTVEQKAAALNAGTHDMAALIGVKPNRKDKEAVKEWDKRRKQVERKAAQLSEGK; encoded by the coding sequence ATGAGCATGGCTATCCCAGCGGGCCTTATCGCGGGACAAACCTGGATGGACGGGCATCGCCACATGGTCGCGGTGCAACTGGACAACCAAAGCGGCCTTTCCCCTGTGGAGATGGTCAAAGAGATCGACCTGGATCTGATCGACGCGAGCCCCCTGAATCGGCAGCACTTTGACCCGATCAAGGCCAAGGAAATGGAGGATAGCCTGCGTGAGCATGGGCAGACGACCCCGGCGATTTTGCGGCCGAAACCCGATGGGCGTTATGAGCTCGTGGCAGGGGAGCGGCGCTTTCGCGGGTGCAAGGCGATCGGGCGGCCGCGCCTGCTGTGCATGGTGCGTGATTACACGGATTCCCAGGCGGCGGAGATCCTGCTGATCGAGAACCTGAAGCGGGAAGATCTGAGCGTGATCGAGGAAGCGCGGATTTATCAACGTTTGTTAGAACTGCGTGATGAAGATGGGGCCAAGGTTTACACGCTGCAGAAGATCGCCCTACGGGTGCATGATGATGAGAAGAAGACGGATCGAGTGGCGCGCGTGCTGACGCTTCTGGATCTGCCCGAGAAGGTTAGGGAGGCGCTGGATGCCGGCGTGATCCCGATGCGCGTGGCGTTCCTGGTGGGGCGGGTGGCCGATCCCAAAGATCGCGTGAAAGCCGGTGAGGCTGTGCTGAAAGGGCACTGGAGCCAGCGGCCGCTGACGGTGAAGGAAGCGGAGGCCCTGATCGCCAGTGAGTACCAGGTGAATCTGAAAGGCAAAGATCTGGATCGGGAGGATGCGGACATCCTGTCTCCGGAGCAGAAGAAAACCCTGGGCTTCACTGGGGCCTGTGGTGAGGCGAATGACGGAAGCTGTGAGCGGTGCCCCTGGCTGGCGAAGAATCACCCCGTTTTTTCCAATGAGCTGGCGACGGGGAATAACAAGGGGAAGGGTGAAACCGGCGTGGATCCGCTGACATGCACGCGCGCGCCCTGTTTCCAGCTGAAGATGGAAGCGCTGTGGCAGCAACGTGCGGCTGAACTGGCGGCGAAAAGTGGGGCAACGGAAGTGCTGCCGTTGGAAGCTGGCGGCGCAGATTTGCAGCGCTGGAACTCCCCCTGGGTGATGCTGGATGAGAGCCCGACTGGTGGTCACCTCAATGACTGGCAGAAAGCGGCCGAAGCACCGAAATGGAAGAAGATCCTGAAGGGCGTCAATGTCCCGTTGATGGTGGCTGCTGGCGAGAATGGTAAGCCTGTGTTGGTCGTCGATAAAGTGCTGGCCATCACGGCGGGCAAGCAGGTGCAGCCTGAGCTTTTCGCTAAGGCTGAGATTCCTGGCCAGAAAGGGGCTCAGGATAGTAGCTTGACTCCTGAGCAGAAAGCTGAGGCCCAGGAGGCGGAAAGATTGCGCCATGAAGAGGCCAAAATGCAAAAGGCCATCAAGGCCGAGACCGTCACCGAATGCCTGAAGGAGCTGCGCGAAAAAGTGGAAGCTGAGGGGCCGAGCGTGGATCTGCTCAAAGGGCTATTCAGCTCCATCACACGCGCCACGGATGGCATGGATGATCTGATGGCATTCTTCGACGGGGGCCCAGCTGAGGAGGAAGAGGATGGAGTCGGCATCGAGCAACGAATCAAAAATTACCTGGACCTCCTGACCCCGAATGGCCTCCTGGCGGCGTGCGTGGTGGCGTCTGTCTGGGATGATGTGAGCTACAGCGGGCTGGAAAGGGCGGAAGATTTCCAGACGATGGCGAAGGCTGTCGAAGTGGATTGCGGGGCGCTGGAGAAGTATGTCACAAAACGGCAGGAGCAGCTCTTTAAAGAGGCTGAGAAAGCGCGGGCGGAGAAGCTGAAACCCAAGCTGAAAAGTAAGGGAGCGAAGAGTGATCCCGCACGCGCCACGGAGCAGCTGAATGCGGATATCGTCACGGCGGGCATCTTAGCTGAAGGCGATGCGCAACGAGACGCAGCACCAAGTCGCACGGGGCCTCCGGGCCCAGGCATGCTAGGGCGCGGGCCTGAGCAGTCCTGCAGCGGTGATGCGGCAGCATTTGCGGAACTCTTTCCTGAGCTGCCGCGTGAGCTGAGTGAGGAACTCAAGGAACGCGGCCGGGAATGGCGTATGGCGAATCCGGAAGGCGACGAAATGCAGATGCGCGAAGATCTGGAGCTGACGCCTGAGGGGGCAAGCGAGCTGTGGAAAGTCATCGAGCAGGAAATCGAGGAAGATGTGCCAGCGCATCTGGAGCGGGTGCGTGAGTACAAGGCGCGTTTCCCTCAACACTCGGGAGGCAAGATTGCTGATGAGCTGGGGATTACCTCGGATGAAGCTTATGCCTGTGTCGATTTCCTGATCGACGAAAAGCACAATGCTGCCCAGGAGGCGAAAACCGAGAACTGGACGGTGGAACAGAAAGCGGCCGCGCTGAATGCCGGCACGCATGACATGGCGGCGCTTATCGGGGTGAAGCCTAACCGCAAGGATAAAGAGGCGGTGAAGGAATGGGACAAGCGCCGCAAGCAGGTGGAACGCAAAGCGGCCCAGCTGAGCGAGGGGAAGTGA